The following coding sequences lie in one Spirochaetales bacterium genomic window:
- a CDS encoding phosphoribosylformylglycinamidine cyclo-ligase — protein MKNMISSYKDAGVDIEKGDRFADFIKTYASKAILNGIGAFSGGIELDVKRYKRPVLLTTTDGVGTKLLIAQRLACYTTIGIDLVAMCVNDLIVCGAEPLLFLDYIACGQIREDMLQEVMKGIIRGCEIGQVKLAGGETAEMPDMYKPGDIDLAGFAVGIAEKERILPKKNKMDEGDLVFGLPSNGIHSNGLSLARKVIPDSEKELWQDLLVPTKIYTEELKTLIPAGGVLGAAHITGGGLYGNIVRVIPVHLEPELDFNWEVPHIFEKIRTRGNIGDDEMKRVFNLGIGIALIVKKEKADILMRSAKTKKISLIKMGRLVRRKTLHR, from the coding sequence ATGAAAAATATGATTTCAAGTTACAAAGACGCGGGCGTCGATATCGAAAAAGGAGACAGATTCGCCGATTTTATTAAAACCTATGCCTCAAAAGCGATCCTGAACGGGATCGGGGCCTTTTCCGGCGGTATCGAGCTGGATGTGAAGCGTTATAAAAGGCCCGTTCTCCTCACCACCACCGACGGCGTGGGGACGAAACTGCTCATCGCGCAGCGGCTTGCCTGTTATACGACCATCGGGATCGACCTGGTCGCCATGTGCGTCAATGACCTCATCGTATGCGGCGCCGAACCGCTTCTCTTCCTCGATTATATCGCCTGCGGGCAGATCAGGGAGGATATGCTTCAGGAGGTGATGAAAGGGATTATCCGGGGATGTGAAATCGGACAGGTAAAACTCGCTGGCGGAGAAACGGCGGAAATGCCGGATATGTATAAACCGGGCGATATCGATCTGGCGGGTTTTGCAGTGGGAATTGCAGAAAAGGAAAGGATCCTGCCAAAAAAGAATAAAATGGATGAAGGAGACCTCGTATTCGGACTGCCGTCAAACGGGATTCATTCAAACGGTCTGTCGCTCGCTCGAAAGGTGATCCCCGACAGTGAAAAAGAATTGTGGCAGGACCTCCTCGTCCCGACGAAAATATACACGGAAGAACTGAAAACCCTCATTCCCGCGGGGGGGGTACTCGGCGCGGCGCATATTACCGGGGGCGGGCTTTACGGAAACATCGTGAGGGTGATTCCTGTACACCTTGAACCCGAACTCGATTTCAATTGGGAGGTACCGCATATATTCGAAAAAATCAGAACAAGGGGTAATATCGGTGACGACGAAATGAAACGGGTATTCAATCTCGGTATCGGTATCGCCCTTATCGTAAAAAAAGAGAAAGCGGACATATTGATGCGGTCGGCGAAGACAAAAAAGATTTCCCTGATAAAAATGGGACGGCTTGTCCGGAGGAAAACTCTGCATCGATAA
- a CDS encoding amidophosphoribosyltransferase, with protein sequence MNPINDRPAHYCGITGIISDTLVNMPERLFYALFSLQHRGQESCGIAYHRHGDIVVYRDLGMVSGVLSHYLEEDHPSFIGIGHVRYSTHGGNRIENAQPVSASCNKGDIAVAHNGNITNSEELRRELFREGSILQSSSDTELILHLIARSRKTDFREALLETLTRLEGAFSLVLIHDTSLIAARDPNGFRPLVMGRKNGFTVFASETCALDILRTEFVREVKPGECLFLDQSGMSQSTFRHSKGESRCIFELIYFARPDSFHFGHHVHSVRKKMGQLLAESDDIGGDIVCAVPDSGNSAALGYSLASGINLDIGLARNHYSGRTFIQPAPSQREFGVRMKLHPLKDSIENKKIILVDDSLVRGTTSRLIVKLLKEAGAKEVHLRLSAPEIRYPCFYGIDIPTREELISNRMSPDEIAGFIGANSVRFLPLESLKKCVNDPDNFCYACFSGNYPVRVKDPAIRRKE encoded by the coding sequence ATGAACCCCATAAACGATCGGCCCGCTCATTACTGCGGTATTACCGGAATAATCTCGGATACACTCGTCAATATGCCGGAACGGCTTTTTTACGCCCTCTTTTCCCTTCAACACAGGGGACAGGAAAGCTGCGGGATCGCCTACCACCGTCACGGCGATATCGTCGTTTACAGGGATCTCGGCATGGTAAGCGGCGTGCTTTCCCATTATCTCGAAGAAGATCACCCTTCGTTTATCGGTATCGGGCATGTTCGATATTCGACCCACGGGGGGAACCGGATCGAAAATGCTCAGCCGGTATCGGCTTCCTGCAACAAGGGTGACATCGCGGTCGCCCATAACGGCAATATCACCAATTCCGAGGAACTCCGCCGTGAACTCTTCAGGGAAGGTTCGATTCTCCAGAGTTCTTCCGACACCGAACTGATCCTTCACCTTATCGCCCGTTCAAGAAAAACCGATTTCAGGGAAGCCCTTCTCGAAACACTGACCCGTCTGGAAGGGGCATTCAGTCTTGTTCTGATACACGACACGAGTCTCATCGCCGCGCGCGATCCCAATGGATTCAGGCCGCTTGTGATGGGCAGGAAAAACGGATTCACTGTTTTCGCATCCGAAACATGCGCCCTTGACATTCTTCGGACGGAATTCGTGCGGGAGGTTAAGCCCGGAGAATGTCTCTTTCTGGATCAGTCCGGGATGAGTCAATCGACCTTCAGACACAGCAAAGGAGAGAGCCGGTGTATATTCGAATTGATCTATTTCGCACGGCCGGATTCCTTTCACTTCGGTCACCACGTTCATTCCGTCAGAAAAAAAATGGGGCAGCTGCTTGCCGAAAGCGACGACATCGGGGGAGATATCGTCTGCGCTGTTCCCGATTCCGGAAACAGCGCCGCCCTGGGGTATTCACTGGCCTCCGGTATTAACCTCGACATCGGTCTGGCTCGAAATCACTATTCGGGAAGAACATTCATACAGCCCGCGCCCTCCCAGCGTGAGTTCGGGGTGAGGATGAAACTACACCCGCTAAAGGATTCGATAGAAAATAAAAAAATTATTCTCGTTGACGATTCGCTCGTACGCGGAACTACCTCACGACTTATCGTCAAGCTGCTCAAGGAAGCCGGGGCAAAAGAGGTCCACCTTCGTCTTTCCGCCCCCGAAATCAGGTACCCTTGCTTTTACGGCATCGACATTCCCACGAGGGAAGAACTCATCTCGAACAGGATGTCCCCGGATGAAATCGCCGGATTTATCGGGGCGAATTCGGTGCGATTCCTTCCCCTCGAATCCCTGAAAAAATGCGTGAACGATCCGGATAATTTCTGCTATGCCTGTTTCAGCGGGAATTATCCTGTCCGGGTCAAAGACCCTGCGATAAGAAGAAAGGAATAG
- the dusB gene encoding tRNA dihydrouridine synthase DusB, translating to MESPRNPGKTYADIPQRPVLHPIALPGLTIPGNIFSAPMAGYTDAAFRSVCIDKGVFFTWTEMVSAEALSRKNEKTLTLCNRAENEIYFGIQLFTSSATPIAQAVREIIGLAPSIIDLNCGCSIPKIVKSGSGAALLRNPRLIGKIIRTMKNETDIPLSIKIRSGWNEASLNYLEVCAAATEAGVSLVTLHPRTAVEVFKAKARWEHLAILKRESDIPVIGSGDLFTPDDACRMLATTGCDGVMIARGAIGNPFIFTEIRDLLTKGTYESDISAEERLGCAIDHLRRAVRSKGEAKACIEMRKHFCAYTRGLPDSSAIRQSCVRAKSLKEYEGIVKSYLHRGRELPE from the coding sequence TTGGAATCACCGCGTAACCCGGGAAAGACATACGCCGATATTCCTCAACGGCCCGTACTGCATCCGATAGCGCTTCCCGGATTGACGATTCCCGGTAATATCTTCTCTGCCCCTATGGCCGGTTATACGGACGCCGCGTTTCGTTCCGTCTGCATCGACAAGGGGGTATTTTTCACCTGGACGGAAATGGTATCAGCGGAAGCACTCTCGCGAAAAAACGAAAAGACCCTCACCCTCTGCAATCGTGCGGAAAACGAGATTTATTTCGGTATCCAATTGTTTACCTCCTCGGCAACGCCCATAGCACAAGCGGTCCGTGAAATTATCGGTCTCGCCCCATCAATAATCGACCTCAACTGCGGCTGTTCCATTCCAAAAATAGTAAAATCGGGTTCCGGTGCCGCCCTGCTCCGGAATCCGCGGCTAATCGGGAAGATCATCCGCACCATGAAGAATGAGACCGATATTCCCCTTTCGATCAAAATCAGGTCCGGATGGAACGAGGCGTCACTCAATTACCTCGAAGTCTGCGCCGCCGCAACAGAAGCCGGGGTCTCACTCGTCACCCTGCATCCGAGAACCGCGGTCGAAGTATTCAAGGCAAAAGCCAGATGGGAGCATCTTGCCATACTCAAACGGGAAAGCGACATTCCCGTCATCGGCTCTGGCGACCTATTCACACCGGATGATGCGTGCCGGATGCTCGCAACGACAGGATGCGACGGGGTCATGATCGCCCGGGGTGCAATCGGCAATCCCTTTATTTTCACCGAAATCCGCGACCTCCTGACAAAAGGAACATATGAATCCGATATTTCCGCGGAAGAAAGACTCGGATGCGCCATCGATCATCTTCGGCGCGCCGTAAGGAGCAAAGGAGAGGCGAAGGCGTGCATTGAGATGCGCAAGCACTTTTGCGCTTACACCAGGGGGCTTCCCGATTCCTCGGCGATCAGGCAGTCGTGCGTCAGAGCAAAAAGCCTGAAAGAGTATGAAGGTATCGTGAAATCGTATTTACACCGCGGGCGGGAGTTGCCTGAATGA
- a CDS encoding TatD family hydrolase, with product MKFFDTHAHIGLINEDPIEQLIIVQEAKQENVDGIVSISNNLRDFFQIYENLKTEAHIYHSIGVSPSEVSNPGDDWEVTIEEGTKRERVVSIGEIGLDYYHKFGDRDSQIELFIRQLELAQKLDFPVIIHNREAGNDVLDILREELPRKGGILHCYSEDFEYAKKALELNLYISFAGNVTYRNAKNLHETAKKMPLDRMLIETESPFMVPSAYRGKRNRPSYIIETAKFIAQLRNEELEPVTETLYQNSLNFFGITA from the coding sequence ATGAAATTCTTCGATACTCACGCCCATATAGGGCTTATTAATGAAGACCCTATTGAACAACTCATCATCGTTCAGGAAGCAAAACAGGAAAACGTTGACGGTATTGTCAGCATATCCAATAATCTGAGAGATTTTTTCCAGATATATGAAAACCTGAAAACGGAAGCCCATATATATCATAGTATCGGCGTTTCTCCTTCAGAAGTTTCGAATCCGGGTGACGATTGGGAGGTAACAATAGAAGAGGGGACAAAGCGGGAAAGGGTCGTCTCCATAGGAGAAATAGGCCTGGATTATTACCATAAGTTCGGTGACAGGGATTCGCAGATCGAACTGTTCATACGGCAACTCGAATTGGCCCAAAAACTCGATTTCCCCGTTATCATCCATAACAGGGAAGCCGGCAATGATGTTCTGGATATCCTCAGAGAAGAACTCCCGCGAAAAGGCGGCATTCTCCATTGCTATTCGGAAGATTTCGAATATGCGAAAAAAGCCCTCGAACTCAACCTCTATATATCGTTCGCGGGCAATGTAACCTACCGGAATGCAAAAAACCTCCACGAAACGGCAAAGAAAATGCCATTGGACCGGATGCTTATTGAAACCGAATCTCCCTTTATGGTTCCGTCGGCGTACAGGGGCAAGCGAAACAGACCTTCCTATATTATCGAAACGGCAAAATTCATCGCCCAGCTTCGTAACGAGGAACTCGAGCCGGTAACGGAAACTCTGTATCAAAACAGCCTGAACTTCTTTGGAATCACCGCGTAA
- a CDS encoding M23 family metallopeptidase: protein MSPAENFKKKETIIVEKIIKILRITAGAIVNFFRMILQKGKQRFTVMFIPHSEKKILNFHVSVFSLVFLTFLLFVIILGFFYLATYFTGSEAKVDELTYNLDMSTRNLERYRDEIKKFSRTIKTFKKSMENILGVIKGESFNTFQQKGEGGDLSSMSPYEGDFEGENEIWELQTLTAYINNAITPLEEIKDVLLQQKNLLVDIPNLWPVYGGRDRRVGNITDIFGPGKHPLTGKFRIHKGVDIAWSSGTPIVATANGVIRGVDYNPTGLGHYITIQHKYGFFTRYGHLQKALVTRGQKISRGDIIGYMGSTGLSTGPHLHYEIWMGIQVVDPMQYLDIDHVLIEKYK from the coding sequence GTGTCCCCGGCAGAAAATTTTAAAAAGAAAGAAACAATTATCGTTGAAAAAATCATAAAAATCTTGCGAATTACTGCTGGAGCAATTGTCAATTTTTTCAGGATGATTCTCCAAAAAGGGAAACAGCGTTTTACCGTTATGTTTATTCCTCACTCGGAAAAGAAAATATTGAATTTTCATGTTTCCGTCTTTTCTCTTGTTTTTTTGACTTTTCTCCTGTTTGTCATTATTCTGGGATTTTTTTATCTGGCAACATATTTTACCGGTTCGGAAGCAAAGGTTGATGAACTCACATACAATCTCGATATGAGTACGCGTAACCTCGAGCGATACAGGGATGAAATAAAAAAATTCAGCAGGACGATAAAAACCTTTAAAAAAAGCATGGAAAATATTCTGGGGGTAATCAAAGGAGAAAGTTTCAATACCTTCCAGCAAAAGGGTGAAGGGGGAGATCTGTCTTCGATGAGTCCCTATGAAGGCGACTTCGAAGGAGAGAATGAAATCTGGGAACTCCAGACCCTCACCGCTTATATTAATAACGCAATAACCCCCCTGGAAGAGATCAAGGATGTTCTTCTGCAGCAAAAAAACCTGCTGGTCGATATTCCCAATCTGTGGCCCGTGTATGGCGGCAGGGACCGGCGTGTCGGTAATATTACCGATATCTTCGGTCCGGGGAAACATCCCCTCACGGGAAAGTTCCGGATTCATAAGGGTGTCGATATCGCATGGAGTTCAGGTACCCCGATTGTCGCCACGGCGAACGGTGTAATCCGCGGCGTGGACTACAATCCCACCGGGCTCGGACATTATATAACGATTCAGCATAAATACGGATTTTTTACCAGGTACGGCCATCTTCAGAAGGCCCTCGTCACCCGCGGCCAGAAAATATCCCGTGGGGATATTATCGGTTATATGGGATCTACCGGTCTATCCACAGGTCCTCACCTCCACTATGAGATATGGATGGGTATCCAGGTGGTGGATCCCATGCAATATCTTGATATCGATCATGTATTAATAGAAAAATATAAATAG
- a CDS encoding polymer-forming cytoskeletal protein — translation MQDNLIPDGTLINSIIGEGTRFKGEFDLNGLLRIDGDFSGVIRTKGKVLVGSNGRVECTMYAGTVVIGGMVRGDIYSTEKVIILSTGMVIGNIQTPRLIVEDGVIFNGNCKIVEHATVRESENEGSGAVLQDNHRNNEDNNNKSPYQKNDAGYPPPLDEKVISL, via the coding sequence ATGCAAGATAATCTGATTCCTGATGGGACGCTTATAAATTCCATTATCGGAGAAGGAACACGGTTCAAAGGGGAGTTTGATCTCAACGGCCTTTTGCGCATAGACGGGGATTTCTCCGGTGTCATCAGAACTAAGGGGAAAGTACTCGTCGGCAGCAATGGAAGGGTCGAATGTACCATGTACGCCGGAACCGTCGTTATCGGCGGTATGGTCCGCGGTGATATTTATTCGACGGAAAAGGTGATTATCCTTTCGACGGGGATGGTCATCGGAAATATTCAGACACCGCGTCTCATCGTCGAGGACGGCGTTATTTTTAACGGAAATTGTAAAATTGTAGAGCACGCGACAGTCAGGGAGTCGGAAAACGAGGGAAGCGGGGCTGTATTGCAGGATAACCATCGGAATAATGAAGATAATAATAACAAATCACCATATCAGAAGAACGATGCGGGTTACCCCCCTCCCCTTGATGAAAAAGTTATTTCGTTGTAA
- a CDS encoding YaaR family protein — protein MEKIDNLGNKFTFRRSEKKKKSESPPVKKKDFSELLNPIKESDETVFHPREEEEERQTLEDMLDDIYEEGDKLKKAPTFAHIKSYRNSVKRFLKYITDHMVGVEEKVSGINILKRKRFTLISVIDQKLENLAAEVLSTQHEQCAILKKVDEINGLLVDLVR, from the coding sequence ATGGAAAAGATCGATAATCTGGGTAATAAGTTCACGTTTAGACGGTCGGAGAAAAAAAAGAAAAGCGAATCTCCGCCTGTAAAAAAGAAGGATTTTTCCGAATTGTTGAATCCCATAAAGGAATCGGATGAAACGGTTTTTCATCCGCGTGAAGAGGAAGAGGAACGCCAAACCCTCGAGGATATGCTGGATGATATTTATGAAGAGGGTGACAAATTAAAAAAAGCGCCTACCTTCGCTCATATCAAAAGTTATCGCAATTCCGTAAAGCGGTTCCTCAAGTATATAACGGATCATATGGTGGGGGTGGAAGAAAAGGTTTCGGGGATAAATATCCTGAAAAGAAAACGTTTCACGCTGATTTCAGTTATCGATCAAAAACTGGAAAATCTTGCTGCGGAAGTGCTTTCCACTCAGCATGAACAATGTGCAATTCTGAAAAAAGTCGATGAGATCAACGGATTACTCGTCGATCTCGTACGATAG
- a CDS encoding STAS domain-containing protein, which produces MEVKRIGKHVINIIMKQRFDINKRQTFENTIRNLLNSQTRTIAVDMADITKIDSAAISSLMKAHSLAQNLNINFYLYHIPKHIRLVFESSNLITYFHILSEQESRGFLTIVD; this is translated from the coding sequence ATGGAAGTAAAACGAATAGGAAAACACGTTATCAACATCATCATGAAGCAACGGTTTGATATCAACAAGCGCCAAACGTTTGAAAACACGATACGCAATCTACTCAACAGCCAGACAAGAACCATCGCGGTCGACATGGCGGATATCACAAAAATCGATTCTGCGGCGATCAGCTCCCTCATGAAAGCCCATTCACTGGCACAAAACCTGAATATCAACTTCTACCTCTATCATATCCCAAAACATATACGGCTTGTTTTCGAGTCGTCGAATCTGATCACTTATTTCCATATTCTTTCAGAACAGGAGTCACGCGGCTTTTTAACCATCGTCGATTAA
- a CDS encoding YjjG family noncanonical pyrimidine nucleotidase, whose translation MKYGTNKYLGFLIDADNTIFDFQRAEREAFMKTCESLPSSEPASALYDKFTHINKNLWKVMEKKKISIEQLKTERFSILVRLLGIKADAGKLSETFLRELSKKTYMLPHAVEVLDFLSRRAMICLGTNGISIVQRGRISRAGIDIFFHDIIVSEEIGVSKPDPMFFARAAETLHLSPHEILCVGDSPSADIEGAHRAGFHTCWYIGTPCIYPADKIQPDYIISDLRELRDFAHEVS comes from the coding sequence ATGAAATACGGAACGAATAAATATCTCGGTTTTTTAATCGATGCCGACAACACGATTTTCGATTTCCAGCGGGCCGAACGCGAAGCATTCATGAAGACATGCGAATCGCTTCCGTCTTCCGAACCGGCCTCCGCGCTGTACGATAAATTTACCCATATCAATAAAAATCTCTGGAAGGTGATGGAAAAGAAAAAAATATCAATCGAACAGCTGAAAACGGAGCGCTTTTCCATTCTCGTCAGATTACTTGGTATCAAAGCCGATGCCGGAAAGCTTTCGGAAACGTTCCTTCGGGAACTCTCGAAAAAAACCTATATGCTTCCTCACGCGGTTGAAGTACTCGATTTTCTTTCCCGGCGGGCCATGATCTGCCTTGGTACCAATGGAATCTCGATAGTACAACGGGGACGTATTTCACGGGCTGGAATAGATATTTTTTTTCATGATATTATAGTTTCCGAAGAAATCGGCGTATCAAAACCGGATCCGATGTTTTTCGCCAGGGCCGCCGAAACACTTCATCTATCGCCTCACGAAATACTCTGTGTCGGAGATTCTCCTTCGGCGGATATCGAAGGAGCCCATCGTGCCGGTTTCCATACATGCTGGTATATCGGTACGCCATGTATCTACCCGGCCGACAAAATACAGCCGGATTATATAATAAGTGATCTGCGTGAATTGAGGGATTTTGCACATGAGGTATCCTGA
- the mtnA gene encoding S-methyl-5-thioribose-1-phosphate isomerase yields MLVAGKHYRTVWLEDHVVNMINQPLIPHRFEIHRCASYKETAYAISSMIVRGAGAIGATAGYAMAQAAYEAPADNFTSAIEQAVSVIRNTRPTAQNLFYAVDRVYNVIREAVKNDRTLDEIREEAAAEAGAIADEDAFSCSTIGKLGSGLINDGCRILTHCNAGWLAFVDWGSALSPVYNAKREGKRVFVWVDETRPRCQGARLTSWELKQEEIPFALIADNASGFFMRRREVDMVITGSDRIARNGDVANKIGTYEKAVLAKENNIPFYVAAPGSTIDWECASGDHIPIEERSEEEVTGITGRDADGVIRSVSIAPGDITARNPAFDVTPAAYITAIITENGICRPDELEKLRRTEDRAGKRGESTPNVY; encoded by the coding sequence ATGCTTGTCGCAGGAAAACATTATAGAACCGTATGGCTCGAAGATCATGTCGTCAATATGATCAATCAGCCCCTTATACCGCACAGGTTCGAGATTCACCGCTGTGCCTCCTACAAAGAAACAGCTTACGCAATATCTTCGATGATCGTCCGCGGCGCGGGGGCGATTGGTGCAACTGCCGGCTATGCGATGGCACAGGCGGCATATGAAGCACCCGCGGATAATTTCACGTCCGCGATCGAACAGGCGGTTTCCGTAATCAGAAACACGAGACCGACCGCGCAAAATCTTTTTTATGCCGTCGACAGGGTGTATAATGTCATACGGGAAGCGGTAAAGAACGACAGGACTCTCGATGAAATCCGTGAAGAAGCGGCCGCAGAAGCCGGCGCTATCGCGGACGAAGACGCTTTTTCGTGCAGTACAATAGGGAAACTCGGAAGCGGTTTGATTAATGACGGCTGCCGAATACTCACGCACTGCAACGCAGGCTGGCTCGCCTTTGTCGATTGGGGAAGCGCGCTTTCTCCCGTGTACAATGCCAAACGGGAGGGCAAGCGCGTATTCGTCTGGGTGGATGAAACCAGGCCGCGCTGTCAGGGCGCGCGGCTTACAAGCTGGGAGTTGAAACAGGAGGAGATACCTTTCGCCCTCATTGCGGATAATGCCTCCGGTTTTTTTATGAGGAGGCGTGAGGTCGACATGGTAATCACCGGTAGCGACAGAATTGCACGAAACGGAGATGTCGCAAACAAGATCGGGACATACGAAAAGGCCGTGCTTGCAAAGGAAAACAATATTCCTTTTTATGTAGCGGCACCCGGTTCGACGATCGATTGGGAGTGTGCGTCCGGGGATCATATCCCGATCGAGGAACGGAGTGAGGAAGAAGTAACCGGAATAACCGGCAGGGACGCCGACGGCGTGATACGGAGTGTCTCCATCGCGCCCGGGGATATAACGGCAAGAAATCCCGCCTTTGATGTGACGCCGGCTGCCTATATTACGGCAATCATTACGGAAAATGGCATTTGTCGGCCGGATGAATTGGAAAAACTGCGACGGACAGAGGATCGTGCGGGAAAAAGGGGCGAAAGCACTCCGAATGTGTATTAA
- a CDS encoding 30S ribosomal protein S20, with protein MQVNKSAIKRHKQSEVRRLHNRMIKSKIKTWARKIREAAANDQKEDALKIYKEYSSLVDRAVSKGIYHVNNAARKKSRLFRIVMTNRKS; from the coding sequence GTGCAGGTAAACAAATCTGCGATAAAGAGACACAAGCAAAGCGAAGTCAGACGATTGCACAACAGGATGATCAAATCCAAAATAAAGACATGGGCACGCAAAATAAGAGAAGCTGCGGCGAATGATCAAAAAGAAGATGCGTTAAAGATCTATAAGGAATATAGCAGCCTTGTTGATCGGGCAGTATCAAAAGGAATATACCATGTCAACAATGCTGCGAGAAAAAAATCAAGACTCTTCCGCATAGTAATGACGAACAGAAAATCGTAG
- a CDS encoding integration host factor subunit beta produces the protein MSQSKLTKSEIVENVFEAVKDVSKKKIHAIMDLFLEEVKKGITNDKVIELRGFGTFELRLRRARSKVRNPKTGEIFPGKNHGVVIFRPGQELKKIAWPMRG, from the coding sequence GTGTCTCAATCAAAACTGACTAAATCGGAAATCGTCGAGAATGTTTTTGAAGCCGTGAAGGATGTCAGCAAGAAAAAGATACATGCAATCATGGATCTTTTTCTTGAAGAAGTGAAAAAGGGTATTACAAACGATAAGGTAATCGAGTTAAGAGGATTCGGTACGTTTGAATTGCGGCTTCGAAGAGCGCGGAGTAAAGTACGAAATCCGAAAACCGGTGAAATTTTTCCGGGCAAAAATCATGGAGTTGTCATTTTCAGACCGGGTCAGGAACTCAAAAAAATCGCCTGGCCAATGAGGGGATAA
- the lnt gene encoding apolipoprotein N-acyltransferase, with amino-acid sequence MLAALCFALSFPSFLSVDGWGMLGFVALCPLFIVVHRSGWVRVFIYGALFGFACYAISNFWLATFHPLAIFVVPVIYAAYFFVFLPILKLIDTLFPDYGYILQAIAWVAYEYLRTQGYLGYAYGILGYTQYQFLPLARCASITGIWGVTLMVIFPSALLGNGLKNGFSSFLPFLKKMIPVLSVYGIVFSVCVVYGACDTVDNKGAGILRAALIQQNNDPWKNDYDAYEETLDKLIVLSTKALNEKPEMIIWSETAFVPAIDYHFRYRENREAYIVVKKLLDFLETQTIPYVIGNDDGRKATVMTPGGNLGERRVDYNAAILFRGAEIVDIYRKIHLVPFAEHFPYEDILPWMYRMLIEADTHFWEKGTEYTVFEAAGVKFSTPICFEDTFGYLCRRFVRHGAGILVNMTNDSWSGSVVSEVQHMAMAVFRAIENKRSLVRATNSGITCMITPDGEIKNRLEPFTEDYVVVDVPVYTETTTLYNEWEDWFAIVALIAAIALILAGFVKIAIIKLNND; translated from the coding sequence ATGCTGGCCGCCCTATGTTTCGCCCTTTCATTTCCCAGTTTTCTTTCCGTCGACGGATGGGGTATGCTGGGATTTGTCGCGTTATGCCCGCTTTTTATTGTTGTCCACAGAAGCGGGTGGGTGAGAGTCTTCATTTATGGAGCACTTTTCGGCTTCGCCTGTTACGCAATAAGCAATTTCTGGCTTGCCACATTTCATCCGCTCGCGATTTTCGTCGTGCCCGTCATTTATGCCGCCTATTTTTTTGTTTTTCTTCCCATTCTCAAGCTTATCGATACCCTTTTCCCGGATTACGGATACATTCTGCAGGCCATTGCCTGGGTGGCATATGAATATCTGAGAACCCAGGGATATCTCGGCTATGCATATGGAATCCTGGGGTATACGCAATATCAGTTTTTACCATTAGCCAGGTGCGCTTCAATCACCGGCATCTGGGGGGTTACCCTGATGGTGATTTTCCCATCGGCCTTGCTGGGAAACGGTCTCAAAAACGGATTTTCCTCTTTTCTTCCTTTTCTCAAAAAGATGATTCCTGTATTATCGGTGTACGGCATTGTCTTTTCGGTATGTGTGGTTTATGGAGCATGCGATACGGTTGATAATAAAGGCGCCGGAATCTTGAGGGCGGCCCTTATTCAGCAGAACAACGATCCCTGGAAAAACGACTACGATGCCTATGAGGAAACACTCGACAAACTCATTGTATTGAGTACAAAAGCGTTAAACGAAAAACCGGAAATGATCATCTGGTCCGAAACCGCTTTTGTCCCCGCTATTGATTATCACTTTAGGTATCGTGAAAACAGGGAAGCGTATATCGTCGTAAAAAAGCTCCTCGATTTTCTTGAGACCCAGACAATTCCTTATGTTATCGGAAACGACGATGGAAGAAAAGCGACCGTAATGACGCCGGGGGGGAACCTCGGGGAGCGAAGGGTTGATTATAATGCGGCTATTCTCTTTCGGGGGGCAGAGATTGTCGATATATACAGAAAAATTCATCTCGTACCGTTTGCGGAGCATTTTCCGTATGAGGATATCCTCCCCTGGATGTACAGGATGCTTATCGAGGCGGATACCCATTTTTGGGAAAAGGGAACGGAGTATACGGTTTTCGAAGCAGCCGGAGTGAAATTTTCCACCCCCATTTGTTTTGAGGATACATTCGGTTATCTGTGCCGGCGGTTTGTACGCCATGGTGCCGGGATCCTGGTCAATATGACAAATGACTCGTGGTCGGGATCTGTCGTTTCCGAGGTACAACATATGGCGATGGCGGTCTTCAGGGCTATCGAAAACAAACGGTCTTTGGTACGGGCGACAAATTCTGGGATTACCTGTATGATAACCCCGGACGGGGAGATAAAAAACCGGCTCGAACCCTTTACAGAAGATTATGTCGTCGTCGATGTGCCCGTTTATACGGAAACGACAACCCTGTATAATGAATGGGAAGACTGGTTCGCCATTGTCGCATTGATAGCAGCAATCGCTCTGATACTTGCAGGATTTGTGAAAATCGCTATAATAAAATTAAATAATGATTGA